One segment of Nostoc piscinale CENA21 DNA contains the following:
- a CDS encoding CTP synthase, with protein sequence MTKFIFVTGGVVSSIGKGIVAASLGRLLKSRDYSVSILKLDPYINIDPGTMSPFQHGEVFVTQDGAETDLDLGHYERFTDTLMSRLNSVTTGSIYQAVINRERRGDYNGGTVQVIPHITNEIKDRITLVAKDTNPDVLITEIGGTVGDIESLPFMEAIRQLRKQVGRQNVLYMHVTLLPYIASAGEMKTKPTQHSVKELRSIGIQPDILVCRSDRPIPAGLKQKLSEFCDVPEKCVITSQDALSIYEVPLILEREGLAEQALALLQMEQRIPDLTQWRTMVERLYSPKRTLEIAIVGKYVRLSDAYLSVVEALRHAAIATHADLRLRWINSEILETEPAENYLEGVDGVLVPGGFGTRGVDGKIAAIKYARDRHIPFLGLCLGMQCAVIEWARNIGGFSDANSAEFDPDTTNPVINLLPEQQDVVDLGGTMRLGLYPCQILPNTLAAKLYQDDVIYERHRHRYEFNNAYRKLLLESGYVISGTSPDGRLVEIVEFPNHPFFIACQFHPEFQSRPSNPHPLFEGFMQAAIALNYPNTNLQTPVEVS encoded by the coding sequence ATGACTAAGTTTATCTTCGTAACTGGAGGTGTAGTTTCCAGTATCGGCAAGGGAATTGTAGCAGCAAGTCTAGGACGTTTGCTTAAATCACGGGATTATTCGGTGTCAATCTTAAAATTAGACCCCTATATTAATATCGATCCCGGTACGATGAGTCCTTTTCAGCACGGGGAAGTTTTTGTTACCCAAGATGGGGCGGAAACAGATTTAGATTTGGGTCATTACGAACGCTTCACCGATACTTTAATGTCACGTCTCAACAGTGTGACGACAGGCTCAATTTACCAAGCAGTAATTAATAGAGAACGACGCGGTGACTACAATGGCGGCACAGTCCAGGTAATTCCCCATATTACCAACGAAATTAAAGACCGGATTACATTGGTTGCTAAAGACACTAACCCTGATGTATTAATTACGGAAATTGGTGGTACGGTAGGAGATATTGAATCTCTGCCGTTTATGGAAGCAATTCGCCAGTTGCGGAAGCAAGTGGGACGGCAGAATGTGTTGTATATGCACGTCACTTTATTGCCTTACATTGCTTCGGCTGGGGAAATGAAAACCAAGCCAACACAGCATTCTGTGAAGGAATTGAGATCCATTGGCATTCAACCAGATATTTTAGTTTGTCGGAGCGATCGCCCGATCCCCGCAGGATTAAAGCAAAAATTATCTGAGTTCTGTGATGTACCAGAAAAATGTGTGATTACTTCCCAAGATGCTTTGAGTATCTATGAAGTGCCACTGATTTTAGAACGGGAAGGCTTGGCAGAACAAGCATTAGCACTACTGCAAATGGAACAACGCATACCTGATTTAACTCAGTGGCGGACAATGGTAGAACGGCTATATAGTCCAAAGCGGACTTTAGAAATTGCCATTGTGGGTAAATATGTGCGGTTAAGTGATGCTTATTTGTCAGTGGTAGAAGCGTTACGCCATGCAGCTATCGCCACCCATGCTGATTTGCGCCTGCGATGGATAAACTCAGAAATCTTAGAAACGGAACCAGCCGAAAATTATTTGGAAGGCGTGGACGGTGTACTAGTCCCTGGTGGTTTTGGAACGCGGGGAGTAGATGGTAAAATTGCTGCTATCAAGTATGCCCGCGATCGCCATATCCCATTTTTGGGTTTATGCTTAGGAATGCAATGTGCTGTCATTGAATGGGCTAGAAACATCGGTGGTTTTTCAGATGCTAACAGTGCTGAATTTGACCCTGATACGACTAATCCAGTCATTAACCTCTTGCCAGAACAGCAGGACGTAGTTGATTTAGGCGGGACAATGCGCTTGGGTCTATATCCTTGCCAAATTCTGCCCAATACTTTAGCTGCAAAGCTTTATCAAGATGATGTGATTTATGAACGGCACCGACATAGATATGAATTCAACAATGCTTATCGTAAGCTGCTGTTAGAATCTGGCTATGTGATTAGTGGTACTTCTCCCGATGGCCGCTTAGTGGAAATTGTCGAATTTCCCAATCATCCGTTCTTTATCGCTTGTCAATTTCACCCAGAGTTTCAATCGCGTCCTAGCAATCCTCATCCTTTATTTGAGGGATTTATGCAGGCTGCGATCGCTCTTAACTACCCCAATACTAATCTACAAACACCTGTAGAAGTTTCTTAA
- a CDS encoding XisH family protein, producing the protein MAKDRFHHVVRNALEKDGWKVTADPYEINVDDVDFEIDLAAEELLAAEQEGRKIAVEIKSFISPSNVSEFHTSLGQFLNYRDALDKIEPERQLYLAVRVPIYESFFQRKFIASAVTKYQLRLMIYDVKEEVIRQWL; encoded by the coding sequence ATGGCAAAGGATAGATTTCATCATGTTGTCAGAAACGCTTTAGAAAAAGATGGCTGGAAGGTTACGGCTGATCCTTATGAAATTAATGTGGATGATGTCGATTTTGAAATTGATTTAGCAGCAGAGGAATTGTTAGCGGCAGAGCAAGAAGGCAGAAAAATAGCGGTGGAAATTAAAAGTTTTATTAGTCCATCGAATGTTTCAGAGTTCCATACTTCCTTGGGACAATTTTTAAACTATCGAGATGCGTTAGATAAAATTGAACCAGAACGCCAACTTTATTTAGCGGTTCGCGTCCCGATTTATGAAAGTTTCTTCCAAAGAAAATTTATTGCCTCGGCAGTTACTAAATATCAATTGCGATTGATGATTTACGATGTAAAAGAAGAGGTGATTCGTCAATGGCTATAG
- a CDS encoding XisI protein has translation MAIEKYRQYIRHLLTERQQRASIKRNVEEYEVQTIFDEQQDHYQLLYVGWRGNKRYFGCILHLDIKDGKIWIQHDGTEEGIANRLVEMGVPKQDIILAFHEPYIRQFTGFGS, from the coding sequence ATGGCTATAGAAAAATATAGGCAGTATATTCGACATCTTCTTACAGAACGGCAACAACGAGCCTCAATTAAACGCAATGTCGAAGAGTATGAAGTACAGACAATCTTTGACGAACAGCAAGACCATTATCAATTACTTTATGTTGGTTGGCGAGGCAATAAACGCTATTTTGGCTGCATTTTACATCTTGATATTAAAGATGGGAAAATTTGGATTCAACATGATGGTACTGAAGAAGGAATTGCAAATAGATTGGTGGAAATGGGAGTTCCTAAACAAGATATTATTTTGGCATTTCATGAACCATATATACGTCAATTCACTGGGTTTGGCAGTTAG
- a CDS encoding peptidase U32 family protein, translated as MKSDRTHNPQISVQRPELLAPAGNWECAKAAVENGADAIYFGLDRFNARMRAQNFTEADLPQLMKFLHLRGVKGYVTVNTLIFPQELAEAQQYLRTIIAAGVDAVIVQDVGICRLIRHLSPNFPIHASTQMTITSAAGVDFAKSLGCQLVVLARECSIKEIQKIQQATTLPLEVFCSRCFVCRLFWSVFDE; from the coding sequence ATGAAAAGCGATCGCACACACAACCCACAAATTTCTGTTCAACGTCCTGAACTACTTGCGCCAGCAGGTAACTGGGAATGTGCTAAAGCTGCTGTTGAAAACGGGGCTGATGCGATTTATTTTGGTTTGGATAGATTTAACGCCAGAATGCGGGCGCAAAATTTTACTGAAGCTGATTTACCGCAATTGATGAAGTTTTTACACCTGCGGGGTGTAAAAGGCTATGTTACTGTAAATACCCTGATCTTTCCGCAAGAACTAGCCGAAGCACAGCAATATCTCCGCACCATTATTGCGGCTGGTGTAGATGCAGTAATTGTGCAAGATGTTGGTATTTGTCGTCTCATTCGTCACCTCTCACCAAATTTTCCTATCCATGCTTCCACTCAAATGACTATCACCAGTGCGGCTGGTGTGGATTTTGCCAAATCTCTCGGCTGTCAGTTGGTGGTTTTGGCGCGGGAATGTTCTATTAAAGAAATTCAAAAAATTCAGCAAGCCACCACTTTACCATTAGAAGTTTTTTGTTCACGGTGCTTTGTGTGTCGCCTATTCTGGTCAGTGTTTGACGAGTGA
- a CDS encoding GNAT family N-acetyltransferase: MQKNIRTVINHLVEYNNSQTQPDVHEPLAIWVRDADSTIVAGLVGKTNWEWLYISHLWVSETLRGQGYGSKMMLEAENLGKQRGCGHAYLDTFSFQALGFYQRLGYQIFGVLEDFPPGHQRYFLAKKL, encoded by the coding sequence ATGCAAAAAAATATTCGTACTGTCATCAACCATCTGGTGGAATATAACAACAGTCAGACACAGCCAGATGTACATGAGCCTTTGGCTATTTGGGTGCGAGATGCTGACAGTACTATTGTGGCTGGATTAGTTGGTAAAACAAATTGGGAATGGCTGTATATTTCGCATCTTTGGGTATCCGAAACACTGCGCGGTCAAGGATATGGTAGCAAAATGATGCTAGAGGCTGAGAACTTAGGTAAACAACGCGGTTGTGGACACGCATACCTAGATACCTTTAGTTTTCAAGCCTTGGGATTCTACCAACGTCTCGGTTATCAAATCTTTGGTGTTCTAGAAGATTTTCCCCCCGGTCATCAGCGATATTTTTTAGCAAAAAAACTCTAA
- a CDS encoding DUF2085 domain-containing protein, whose translation MARVAFTRELQVNWVSFIADFLLAGMVFGPPVAPFLAASGVWLLGGIANIIYFMGNHVCPQPEMGLDLAPPFIMAVCMRCYGTVTGLLVTRLLYAVTGGKGFYWLSQYGWNGAAFASVLMMAYPLELAAQVFGLWDFNNYLVTPFGLITGLAWGLFTMPILHGGQRDKVC comes from the coding sequence ATGGCAAGAGTAGCTTTCACAAGAGAGTTGCAAGTTAACTGGGTCAGTTTTATTGCTGATTTTCTCTTGGCGGGGATGGTTTTTGGCCCGCCAGTCGCTCCTTTCTTAGCTGCGTCTGGAGTATGGTTACTTGGGGGTATTGCGAACATCATCTATTTCATGGGAAATCATGTATGTCCGCAACCAGAAATGGGCTTAGATTTAGCACCCCCATTTATCATGGCTGTGTGTATGCGCTGTTATGGTACGGTTACAGGTTTGTTAGTTACCCGCCTGCTGTATGCGGTGACTGGCGGTAAAGGCTTTTATTGGTTAAGTCAATATGGTTGGAATGGTGCTGCGTTCGCCAGTGTGTTGATGATGGCTTATCCGTTAGAATTAGCAGCACAAGTTTTTGGCTTATGGGATTTTAATAATTATCTGGTTACGCCTTTTGGGTTAATTACTGGCTTGGCTTGGGGGTTGTTTACAATGCCAATTTTGCATGGTGGGCAGCGTGATAAGGTTTGTTGA
- a CDS encoding DUF3656 domain-containing U32 family peptidase produces the protein MTSEALGGRSANRGECAQACRMPYNLIVDGEIVDLQERKYLLSPQDLAGLEVLPDLVKAGVTSLKIEGRLKAPEYVANVTRVYREALDRVMAELERPNPLTPFPRREGGIKTPLSASERGWGRGQEQYNLEMAFSRGLYTGWFNGINNQELVHARFGKKRGVYLGEVTRIRNEQVTIKLEAPVKPGDGIVFDCGHPEAKEEGGRVYTVTPKGQEVVLTFGKDSLNFRRVHVGDQVWKTSDPELDKQLRQSFAGDNPQFQRPISLEIYGEVGELLIAIARDELGNIVQVESAIALAQAHTKPLDTDRLREQFGRLGNTPFCLGTLTNHLQGSVMVPVSELNRMRREIVAQLEELRSQPKRWKLRSDVSLKDLLPSVSPPSSTSPSLIVLVRNLKQLQAALNTGVETLYCEFEDPRTYRQAVQLVHQHRTSPLPTPHSPLPQIWVAPPRITKPGENWILQQVRAANADGYLVRNYDQLQFFGAEKCVGDFSLNVANPLTADYYQQHFGLERLTASYDLNINQLEDLLSSCPPQWFEVTIHQRIPMFHMEHCVFCAFLSEGTDYTNCGRPCEQHEVKLRDRVGSEHVLQADAGCRNTVFNGTAQTGAEYVQRLLELGLCHFRIEFVNETPEQVTKTIQRYRQLLQGEISGSQLWRELQLQNQLGVTRGPLGLSTVGGGRKL, from the coding sequence TTGACGAGTGAAGCTTTGGGTGGACGTTCGGCAAACCGGGGTGAATGCGCTCAAGCTTGTCGGATGCCATACAATTTAATCGTTGATGGTGAAATTGTTGATTTACAAGAACGCAAATATTTACTCAGTCCCCAAGATTTGGCGGGGTTAGAAGTATTACCAGATTTGGTCAAGGCTGGGGTAACTAGTCTCAAGATTGAAGGGCGGTTGAAAGCGCCGGAGTATGTGGCGAATGTCACCCGCGTTTATCGAGAAGCATTAGATAGGGTAATGGCGGAGTTGGAAAGACCTAACCCCCTAACCCCCTTCCCTCGTAGGGAAGGGGGAATTAAAACTCCCCTCTCCGCTTCGGAGAGGGGTTGGGGGAGAGGTCAAGAACAATACAACTTAGAAATGGCGTTTTCCCGTGGACTATACACTGGTTGGTTTAACGGAATTAATAATCAAGAATTAGTTCATGCGCGGTTTGGGAAGAAGCGCGGGGTTTATTTGGGTGAAGTTACTCGCATTCGTAACGAACAGGTGACGATTAAGTTAGAAGCACCAGTCAAACCAGGAGACGGAATTGTATTTGACTGCGGTCATCCAGAGGCGAAGGAAGAAGGCGGTCGGGTTTACACGGTGACACCTAAAGGTCAGGAAGTTGTACTCACTTTTGGCAAAGATAGCCTGAATTTCCGGCGGGTGCATGTGGGTGATCAGGTGTGGAAAACCAGTGACCCAGAACTGGATAAACAACTGCGTCAGAGTTTTGCTGGCGATAACCCCCAATTTCAGCGTCCGATATCGTTGGAAATTTATGGCGAAGTTGGGGAATTGTTGATAGCGATCGCCCGCGATGAACTTGGTAACATCGTACAAGTAGAATCTGCGATCGCACTAGCCCAGGCGCACACTAAACCTTTAGATACCGACCGTTTGCGAGAACAATTCGGTCGTCTGGGGAATACTCCCTTTTGTTTAGGAACTTTAACTAATCATTTACAGGGTTCTGTAATGGTTCCCGTCAGTGAGTTAAACCGGATGCGTCGAGAAATTGTCGCCCAGTTAGAAGAGTTACGCAGTCAACCCAAACGCTGGAAATTACGCTCTGATGTTTCCTTAAAAGATTTACTTCCATCTGTTTCTCCTCCATCTTCCACATCTCCTTCACTCATAGTTCTAGTCCGCAACCTCAAGCAACTCCAAGCAGCCTTGAATACTGGTGTGGAAACTCTCTACTGTGAATTTGAAGACCCCCGCACCTACCGCCAAGCCGTACAACTAGTACATCAACACAGAACTTCCCCACTCCCCACTCCCCACTCCCCACTCCCTCAGATATGGGTTGCACCTCCCCGCATTACCAAACCTGGAGAAAACTGGATTTTACAACAAGTACGGGCGGCAAATGCCGACGGTTATCTGGTGCGGAATTATGATCAGTTACAATTCTTTGGTGCAGAGAAATGCGTTGGTGATTTTTCTCTCAATGTTGCCAACCCTTTAACCGCAGATTATTATCAGCAGCATTTTGGTTTAGAACGACTAACTGCATCCTACGATTTAAATATTAATCAATTAGAAGACTTACTCAGCAGTTGTCCACCGCAATGGTTTGAGGTGACAATTCACCAGCGCATACCAATGTTTCACATGGAACATTGTGTTTTTTGTGCCTTTCTTTCTGAAGGTACTGATTATACCAACTGTGGCAGACCTTGTGAGCAACATGAAGTGAAATTACGCGATCGCGTTGGTAGTGAACACGTCCTCCAAGCCGATGCCGGTTGTCGTAACACTGTATTTAATGGTACAGCCCAAACCGGAGCAGAGTACGTACAGCGTCTACTAGAACTGGGTTTATGCCACTTCCGCATTGAGTTTGTCAATGAAACACCAGAACAAGTGACAAAAACTATACAACGTTACCGTCAGCTACTCCAAGGCGAAATTTCCGGTTCCCAACTTTGGCGAGAGTTGCAATTACAAAATCAGTTGGGTGTCACTCGCGGCCCCTTGGGGTTATCTACAGTCGGCGGTGGGAGGAAGTTGTAG
- a CDS encoding TIGR00300 family protein, producing the protein MNSRIRFLMCPPDHYDVDYVINPWMEGNIHKSSRDRAVEQWQGLYQILKEHAIVDLVTPQKGWPDLVFTANAGLVLGENVVLSRFLHKERQGEEPYFKQWFEENGYTVYELPKDLPFEGAGDALLDREGRWLWAGYGFRSELDSHPYLAKWLDIEVLSLRLIDERFYHLDTCFCPLANGYLLYYPGAFDSYSNRLIEMRVAAEKRIALAEADAVNFACNAVNVESIVIMNKASDALKSRLAEVGFQVLETPLTEFLKAGGAAKCLTLRVTEPVRDEVHANVSVESRIIRLEGHLLDSGLINRALDLIVDTGGSFQVLNFNLGEQRQSTSAAEVKVSAPSHEVMEEIISLLIDLGAVDLPQDERDAKLEPVTLAGVAPDDFYVSTIYPTEVRINGQWVKVENQRMDGAIAITQTANGILARCKILRDLEVGEQVVVDVLGIRTIRKTESREQRNAQEFSFMSAGVSSERRVELVVEQVAWELRKIRDAGGKVVVTAGPVVIHTGGGEHLSRLIREGYVQALLGGNAIAVHDIEQNIMGTSLGVDMKRGVAVRGGHRHHLKVINSVRRHGSIAKAVEAGAINSGVMYECVRNNVPFVLAGSIRDDGPLPDTQMDLIKAQEEYAKHLEGAEMILMLSSMLHSIGVGNMTPSGVKMVCVDINPAVVTKLSDRGSIESVGVVTDVGLFLSLLIQQLDKLTSPYRAVVG; encoded by the coding sequence ATGAATTCCCGGATTCGCTTTTTAATGTGTCCTCCTGACCACTATGATGTAGATTATGTGATTAATCCTTGGATGGAAGGGAATATTCACAAATCCTCACGCGATCGCGCTGTTGAACAGTGGCAGGGTTTATATCAAATTCTCAAAGAACATGCCATTGTAGATTTAGTTACACCGCAAAAAGGCTGGCCTGATTTAGTTTTTACAGCTAATGCTGGTTTAGTTCTGGGGGAAAACGTCGTTCTCAGCCGCTTCTTACACAAAGAACGCCAGGGAGAAGAACCATATTTCAAACAATGGTTTGAAGAAAATGGTTATACAGTATATGAACTACCAAAAGATTTACCATTTGAAGGCGCGGGTGATGCACTTCTAGATAGAGAAGGACGCTGGTTATGGGCGGGATATGGTTTCCGTTCTGAATTAGATTCGCACCCATATCTGGCTAAGTGGCTGGATATTGAAGTGTTATCTCTGCGTTTAATTGATGAAAGGTTCTATCACTTAGATACTTGCTTTTGTCCGTTAGCGAACGGCTATTTACTGTATTATCCCGGCGCGTTTGATTCTTACTCCAACCGCTTAATTGAAATGCGCGTCGCCGCAGAAAAGCGCATAGCCCTTGCTGAAGCCGATGCTGTCAACTTCGCTTGCAATGCGGTGAATGTTGAGAGTATCGTGATTATGAACAAAGCCAGCGATGCTTTAAAATCTCGGTTGGCTGAAGTTGGTTTTCAAGTTCTAGAAACACCCCTCACCGAATTTCTCAAAGCTGGTGGTGCAGCTAAATGTCTCACTTTACGGGTAACAGAACCAGTCCGCGACGAAGTTCATGCCAATGTTTCTGTCGAAAGTCGGATTATTCGTTTAGAAGGACATTTGTTAGATTCTGGTTTAATTAACCGCGCCCTAGATTTAATTGTAGATACAGGTGGAAGTTTCCAAGTATTGAATTTCAATTTGGGAGAACAGCGCCAAAGTACATCGGCGGCTGAGGTGAAGGTATCTGCACCATCTCACGAGGTGATGGAAGAAATCATCTCGTTGTTAATTGATTTGGGTGCGGTAGACTTGCCCCAAGATGAACGGGATGCCAAACTGGAACCTGTGACTTTGGCTGGTGTCGCCCCTGATGATTTCTACGTCAGCACAATTTATCCCACAGAGGTGCGGATTAATGGGCAATGGGTGAAGGTAGAAAATCAACGGATGGACGGTGCGATCGCCATTACTCAAACAGCCAATGGTATCCTAGCAAGATGTAAAATTCTGCGGGATTTGGAAGTTGGGGAACAAGTAGTTGTTGATGTACTTGGTATCCGCACCATCCGCAAAACCGAATCACGGGAACAACGCAACGCCCAAGAATTCAGCTTTATGTCGGCGGGTGTTTCCAGCGAACGCCGCGTTGAGTTAGTGGTGGAACAAGTCGCTTGGGAATTACGTAAAATCCGTGATGCTGGTGGTAAAGTAGTTGTCACGGCTGGGCCTGTGGTGATTCACACTGGCGGCGGTGAACATCTTTCCCGCTTGATTCGAGAAGGTTATGTACAAGCTTTACTGGGCGGAAATGCGATCGCAGTCCACGACATCGAGCAGAATATCATGGGGACATCTCTCGGTGTAGACATGAAGCGGGGTGTCGCAGTCCGGGGTGGACATCGCCATCACCTGAAGGTAATTAATAGCGTTCGTCGTCATGGCAGCATTGCCAAGGCTGTAGAGGCGGGGGCAATTAATAGCGGCGTGATGTATGAATGCGTCCGCAATAACGTACCGTTTGTCTTGGCTGGTTCCATTCGGGATGACGGGCCTTTGCCTGATACCCAAATGGATTTGATTAAAGCGCAGGAAGAGTATGCCAAACATCTTGAAGGTGCAGAGATGATTTTAATGTTGTCATCGATGTTGCACTCCATTGGCGTGGGGAATATGACCCCATCTGGTGTAAAAATGGTTTGTGTGGATATTAACCCGGCTGTGGTGACTAAATTGAGCGATCGCGGTTCGATTGAATCAGTTGGTGTAGTTACAGATGTGGGATTATTCCTCAGTTTGTTGATTCAGCAGCTTGATAAGTTGACAAGTCCTTATCGTGCGGTGGTAGGTTAA
- the crtC gene encoding cyanoexosortase C, producing MSKKHNLIVWCGLIVGFYYYSFFWLKTLVKFLIGGSTFPLLTITAVYLALQELWQNKIKIAKFIATPIQRRLGHILIVCGVLFFPFSLHKGWKQALFWLVILIGIVISTWGIKFFRYYLRPIFLIIFSIYPGINVLPGYVWQALTPERTMDKIQAWSVNLALHAMGYPSNIDGTWVNLPTGSVNIGWGCNGFDLMVLMLMTSLLIGIAYRLKASQILIISLLGCMIAFVFNTARITLLAISVAYWDGQSFDFWHSGWGGQIFFFSYVYSILLSVDANASTRFCSQISY from the coding sequence ATGAGTAAAAAACATAATCTCATTGTTTGGTGTGGTTTGATTGTGGGTTTTTACTATTATTCGTTTTTTTGGTTAAAAACACTAGTAAAGTTTTTGATTGGTGGTAGCACATTTCCATTATTGACTATTACTGCCGTTTATTTAGCATTACAAGAGTTATGGCAGAATAAAATTAAAATTGCGAAATTCATTGCTACACCTATTCAACGAAGATTAGGTCATATTTTGATAGTATGTGGAGTTTTATTTTTCCCTTTCAGTCTTCATAAAGGGTGGAAACAAGCATTATTTTGGTTAGTAATTTTAATAGGTATTGTAATTAGCACTTGGGGAATAAAGTTCTTTAGATACTATTTACGTCCAATTTTCTTGATAATTTTCAGTATCTATCCCGGTATTAATGTTTTACCGGGATATGTATGGCAAGCCTTGACTCCCGAAAGAACAATGGATAAAATTCAAGCTTGGAGTGTGAATTTAGCACTTCACGCTATGGGTTATCCTAGCAATATTGATGGAACATGGGTGAACTTGCCTACAGGTAGCGTCAATATAGGATGGGGCTGTAACGGATTTGATTTGATGGTCTTAATGTTGATGACTAGTCTGCTAATAGGTATAGCTTACAGACTAAAAGCCTCACAGATATTAATTATAAGTTTATTGGGGTGTATGATTGCTTTTGTCTTCAACACTGCCCGCATTACATTGCTGGCAATTTCCGTTGCTTATTGGGATGGACAATCATTTGATTTTTGGCATAGTGGCTGGGGCGGACAAATTTTTTTCTTTAGCTATGTTTACAGCATTTTATTATCTGTTGATGCAAATGCGTCTACTAGATTTTGCTCACAAATCTCATACTAG
- a CDS encoding N-acetylmuramoyl-L-alanine amidase, producing MKKFIALVLFGLIATSSVALADSSLIVVFPPPNHQTSTEKIFFLGTAPNNGQVLINGKVINRSQSGHFAPSFPLQLGENLFTVRHNNQTVQIKVTRQVTAPVVPQGLEFAPGSLTPPGDIARLPGELICFSAVAPSNANVSVNLANQTIALAPQPQQVQLPSNLAALTGRNQPTSQPIAGKYAGCTTVQKPDSESFSLLYGNNIISGAVVRDANQEIDLGQPQFKLTLNGQTITQPGTGKIAILSPAQLPVAEVIVDAGVARTGPSTDYSRLTPLPKGTQATVTGKEGEWLRLDYGAWINSKETRILPGAIPPRTIIRSVGYRRLIDATEIVFPLQFPVPVSVQQSDQTLTLILYNTTAQTDIVRLDDDPVISRLDWQQLIPGQVQYTFNLKQSQQWGYQLRYEGTTLVLGLRHPPAVENRRRKPLSGIKILLDPGHGGKESGASGPTGYLEKDVNLAVGKLLRENLLELGATVVMTRDVDKDVSLPERQAIITQEKPAIALSIHYNSLPDDGDAENTKGVGMFWYHPQAHNLAVFMHNYLVKKLNRPSYGVFWNNLALTRPAAAPSILMELGFMSNPNEFEWVTNPQEQEKLTKVLSEGIVEWFKSVKQK from the coding sequence GTGAAAAAATTTATTGCATTAGTCTTATTCGGTTTAATTGCTACCTCCTCTGTTGCATTAGCAGATTCATCTCTTATTGTTGTTTTTCCACCACCTAACCACCAAACCAGTACGGAAAAAATATTTTTTTTGGGTACAGCCCCAAATAATGGACAAGTACTAATTAATGGTAAGGTAATTAACCGCAGTCAATCCGGGCATTTTGCTCCGAGTTTCCCGTTACAGTTGGGAGAAAATCTTTTTACAGTCCGTCACAACAATCAAACTGTTCAGATTAAAGTGACAAGGCAGGTAACTGCGCCTGTTGTCCCACAAGGCTTAGAATTTGCTCCAGGTTCTCTGACTCCACCAGGGGATATTGCTAGACTACCAGGGGAACTAATTTGTTTTAGTGCTGTTGCCCCATCTAATGCTAACGTCTCTGTAAACCTCGCTAATCAAACTATTGCCTTAGCACCACAACCCCAACAAGTACAACTACCTAGTAATTTGGCAGCACTTACGGGCAGAAACCAACCTACTTCTCAGCCAATTGCTGGTAAGTATGCAGGTTGCACTACGGTGCAGAAACCTGATTCTGAATCTTTCAGCCTACTTTACGGTAACAACATCATTTCTGGTGCTGTTGTCCGAGATGCTAATCAAGAGATAGATTTAGGTCAACCTCAGTTTAAACTGACGCTGAATGGTCAGACAATTACTCAACCAGGAACTGGCAAAATAGCCATTCTCTCCCCAGCACAGTTACCTGTGGCTGAAGTGATAGTAGATGCAGGTGTAGCCCGCACTGGTCCCAGTACCGATTATTCTCGCCTGACACCACTACCAAAAGGAACACAAGCTACAGTTACAGGTAAAGAAGGTGAGTGGTTGCGCTTAGACTACGGTGCTTGGATTAATAGCAAGGAGACTCGCATTTTACCGGGTGCAATTCCGCCACGCACAATTATTCGGAGTGTCGGATATCGTAGGCTGATTGATGCTACAGAGATAGTTTTTCCCTTACAATTTCCTGTACCTGTGAGCGTGCAGCAAAGTGATCAGACTTTGACTCTGATACTTTACAATACCACTGCCCAAACAGATATTGTTCGTTTAGATGATGACCCTGTGATTTCTCGCCTTGATTGGCAACAGCTGATTCCGGGACAGGTACAGTACACCTTTAACCTCAAACAATCGCAACAGTGGGGATATCAACTGAGATATGAAGGTACGACCCTGGTTTTAGGTTTACGCCATCCGCCTGCCGTTGAAAATCGGCGACGCAAGCCTTTATCTGGTATCAAGATTCTACTTGATCCAGGACATGGTGGTAAAGAATCTGGTGCATCTGGCCCGACAGGATATCTGGAAAAAGATGTGAATTTGGCGGTAGGGAAGTTGCTGCGCGAGAATTTGCTCGAACTTGGTGCAACAGTGGTGATGACAAGAGATGTTGACAAAGATGTATCTTTACCAGAGCGTCAAGCAATTATCACTCAAGAAAAACCTGCGATCGCACTTTCTATTCATTACAACTCTTTACCCGATGACGGTGACGCAGAAAATACCAAAGGAGTTGGGATGTTTTGGTATCATCCCCAAGCTCATAACCTAGCAGTATTCATGCACAACTATCTAGTTAAAAAACTCAATAGACCTTCTTACGGAGTGTTTTGGAATAACTTGGCCTTAACTCGACCAGCCGCCGCACCATCAATACTCATGGAATTAGGTTTTATGAGTAATCCCAATGAATTTGAATGGGTGACAAATCCGCAAGAACAGGAAAAATTAACCAAAGTTTTATCCGAGGGAATTGTTGAATGGTTTAAGAGTGTTAAACAGAAATAG